A genomic region of Solanum dulcamara chromosome 2, daSolDulc1.2, whole genome shotgun sequence contains the following coding sequences:
- the LOC129880947 gene encoding GATA transcription factor 1-like — MKMEAMDSTTCFMVDDDILNFSLDDDEKYQTSSSSFESSNTVGFLQDNRSPSFPDYVEEELEWLSNKDAFPEVEFDILSDHVPSVIFDHHSPNSVLENSSTISTTTNHCHVNVKGNVYISRASDILQVPINYPVRARSKRRRRTALQSVNSCVWGNQVKFKNTTCKKGLALLSIPMTKPKRGSSIGRRCQHCGVDKTPQWRAGPTGPKTLCNACGVRYKSGRLFPEYRPANSPTFSADLHSNSHRKVLEMRKQRIVE, encoded by the exons atgaaaatgGAAGCTATGGACTCAACAACTTGTTTTATGGTAGATGATGATATTCTTAATTTCTCTTTGGATGATGATGAGAAATACcaaacttcttcttcttcttttgaatCTTCAAACACCGTTGGATTTCTTCAAGATAATCGTAGCCCTTCATTTCCT GATTATGTAGAGGAAGAATTGGAATGGCTTTCGAATAAAGATGCATTTCCAGAAGTAGAGTTTGACATATTATCTGATCATGTCCCTAGTGTCATATTTGATCATCACAGCCCAAATTCAGTACTGGAAAATAGTAGCACCATCAGCACCACCACCAACCATTGTCACGTAAATGTTAAGGGAAACGTGTATATAAGTCGCGCCTCTGACATCCTACAAGTCCCCATTAACTACCCCGTTCGTGCACGGAgcaagagaaggagaagaacCGCCTTGCAAAGTGTGAATTCATGTGTGTGGGGTAACCAAGTGAAATTCAAGAACACTACTTGTAAGAAAGGACTAGCATTACTCTCAATACCAATGACTAAACCTAAAAGAGGTTCTAGCATTGGTAGGAGGTGTCAGCATTGTGGGGTCGATAAGACCCCACAATGGCGTGCAGGTCCTACAGGACCTAAGACATTGTGCAACGCTTGTGGGGTCCGGTATAAGTCTGGAAGGTTGTTTCCCGAGTATCGCCCCGCGAATAGTCCTACTTTTTCAGCTGATTTACATTCAAATTCTCATAGGAAAGTTTTGGAGATGAGAAAGCAGAGGATTGTGGAGTAG